The sequence ACAGGGCGATGATCTCGCCCACGCGCAAGAGTTCGAAATTGGAATCGCCCAGGATGCGTCCGCCGAAGATGGTGTGCTTTTGCATCACCACCCATTCCTCGGGCGTGAGCTTGGCCGGCTTCAAAAGGATGCTGTCGGGGATACCGATTTTGCCGATGTCGTGCATGGGGCTGGCCTGCAAGACCAGGTCGACCTCGGCGTCGGGCAGGCCCAGCTTGGCGGCGAGCAAGGCGCAGTAGCGGCTCATGCGTTGGATGTGATCGGCGGTCTCCTCGTCCTTGAATTCGGCGGCGGAGGCCAGGCGGTGGATGGTCTCCAGGTGGGCCGAGAGGATGGTGCGCTGGGATTCCTTGACGTTTTCCAGGGCCATCTTGAGGGCCGAGGTGCGCACGGCCACCATCTCCTCGAGTTCGGCCTGGTAGCGCTTCACCTCGTCCTGGGATTCCTTCATCTTGAGAAGCGAGCCCATGCGCACCCGCAGTTCGGTCAGGTCGATGGGCTTGGAGATGAAGTCGTTGGCCCCGGCCTCGACGGCCTTGAGCCTGTCCTGCTTGCTGGTCAGCGCCGTGACCATGATGATGGGGACGTCGGCCACTTCCGGGATTTCCCGAATTTTTTTGGCCACGGTGAAACCGTCGGTTTCGGGCATCATGACGTCGAGCAGCACCAGATCGATGGTCGCATCCAGGTGCTGGCGCGCCTCGGTGAAGGATTCCGTGAGCACCGGTTCATGGCCGAGGTTGCGCAACAGCCCGCCGATCACCCGAAGGTTGATGCGTTCGTCGTCAATAGCCAAAATGCGCTTGGGGCCGTCCACATTCCACCAGCCTTTGCCGTCAGGATTCTCTAAATGCGAAGTGCGCAGCAGCCTTTTCCACATTCCATACTAGGGCATGGCTTCCCGAAGGGTCAAGTCGCCGGCCATGTTCGACGGTCCTCCGAAGGGGGATCGTCCCTGGCCGACGCCGGGGCAAGAAAAAAGAGTCTTTTCGACTCGATCCGCCGTCCCTCCTGTTGCTTGGCCGCTTGCGCTCGTGTTAGGCCTGCTCCTGTCGGCCGGTTGCAAGGAAAGAGAGACCCGTTATCGGACAGCGCATGCATTCAAGGATCTTTGCCGCCCTTTGGGCCGTTTTCGCCATCATGGCCGCCTGCGCCTGCATCGGGGGGGCCGCCCACGCCGCTTCCCATGCGTCCCCAAGCGGGCTGGCCTACGTGGTGCGCTACACCGGAGACGCCGATCCCCGCATCCTCGGGCTGCTCAAACAGGTTTCCAAGGCGGAAAGCCTGGTCCAGAGCCCGCCGGATTCGGCCCTGCTCCTCGAGCGCCGGGCCGACGAGGACAAGACCGCCTTTGCCAAGGTCTTTCAATCCGAAGGCTACTTCGCCGCCGTGATCACCGTCGACCTCGACCAGGGCGTTTCGCCGGCGGTTTTGACCTACGCCATCAAGGCCGGGCCGCGCTTCGCGTTAAGCAAGGTGACACTCGCCGTGCCGCCCGACCAGCCGGGCCGCGACGCCGAACTGCCGACGCCGGAAGCAATCGGGCTGCCCGTGCCCGAACCGTTTCTGGCCAAGGCCGTGGTCGACGCCGAAGCCAGGATCACCGACATCCTGCACCGGCAGGCCCGGCCCTACGCCAAGATCGCCAAGCGCCAGGTCACGGCCAATTTCGCCAACCACGACGTGACCGTGGTCTGGACCGTCGATCCCGGGCCGC comes from Solidesulfovibrio fructosivorans JJ] and encodes:
- a CDS encoding HD domain-containing phosphohydrolase, whose product is MDGPKRILAIDDERINLRVIGGLLRNLGHEPVLTESFTEARQHLDATIDLVLLDVMMPETDGFTVAKKIREIPEVADVPIIMVTALTSKQDRLKAVEAGANDFISKPIDLTELRVRMGSLLKMKESQDEVKRYQAELEEMVAVRTSALKMALENVKESQRTILSAHLETIHRLASAAEFKDEETADHIQRMSRYCALLAAKLGLPDAEVDLVLQASPMHDIGKIGIPDSILLKPAKLTPEEWVVMQKHTIFGGRILGDSNFELLRVGEIIALSHHEKWDGSGYPKGLSGEAIPLYGRICAVADVFDALTSKRPYKEAFSNEKSLEIMRAGRGSHFDPRVLDVFLNDFDSVEKIQREFEM